In one Candidatus Planktophila versatilis genomic region, the following are encoded:
- a CDS encoding MFS transporter: protein MTLWQLLRDRKLFRLLRIRWSGQITDGIFQSALASFILFSPERQASAVNAAVAFAVVLLPYSIVGPFVGTLLDRFSRQRAIFFANLTRSLTLVVIALLIFNGRTGLEITVFVLIAFGVNRLILAGLSAGIPLMTTPKELISANALAVTGGSVWVVIGGGIGLGIRQLLDLSGSADNADAVLILAASLGYLIAALLTSLLGKTEIGPRPHEIVKGSFTQGLIEMREGFQFLQEHADAARGIAATAIHRGGLTALTLTALLLERNTFNDPADSEAGLTGLSVTLSIAATGFVIGALAAPYGVRKVGRHRWIRLSIFAASFGSLLLVIDRTPILLGATAFFAAMCGQSVKVTNDALVQSKIDDYFRGRVFSVYDVVVNSAIVTGALFAAWILPLSGDSWLLPLIVSISWVLVATVLLRPEKFFLKDDA, encoded by the coding sequence ATGACTTTGTGGCAATTGCTCAGAGATCGGAAACTCTTTCGCTTGCTGCGAATCCGTTGGTCTGGGCAGATCACTGATGGTATTTTTCAAAGCGCGCTTGCCTCTTTTATTCTCTTTTCTCCTGAACGTCAGGCAAGTGCGGTGAATGCGGCGGTGGCATTTGCTGTTGTGCTGCTGCCCTATTCAATTGTGGGTCCATTTGTTGGAACTCTGCTCGATAGATTCTCTCGCCAACGAGCGATATTTTTCGCTAACCTCACTAGGTCGCTCACGCTTGTCGTTATCGCACTCTTAATCTTTAATGGAAGAACTGGGCTAGAAATTACTGTCTTCGTCTTGATTGCATTCGGTGTTAATAGATTAATTCTTGCCGGGCTATCTGCCGGAATACCACTGATGACAACACCGAAAGAACTTATTTCCGCTAACGCTCTCGCTGTCACCGGTGGTTCAGTCTGGGTTGTTATTGGCGGAGGTATTGGCTTAGGTATTCGCCAGCTTCTTGATCTTTCCGGGAGCGCCGATAACGCAGACGCTGTACTAATACTTGCAGCTTCTCTCGGGTATCTGATTGCTGCACTGCTCACATCTTTGTTGGGAAAGACTGAAATTGGCCCGCGCCCACATGAAATTGTTAAAGGAAGCTTTACCCAAGGTCTCATTGAAATGCGCGAAGGTTTTCAATTCCTACAAGAGCACGCCGATGCTGCTCGCGGAATTGCAGCAACGGCAATTCACCGCGGAGGTCTGACCGCCCTTACGCTGACCGCGCTTTTACTAGAAAGAAATACCTTTAATGATCCGGCCGACAGTGAGGCTGGTCTTACCGGATTAAGTGTCACCTTATCTATTGCAGCTACCGGCTTTGTTATTGGGGCACTTGCCGCTCCTTACGGCGTGCGAAAAGTTGGACGCCATCGTTGGATTCGCTTATCTATCTTTGCCGCAAGTTTTGGTTCACTCTTACTCGTTATAGATCGCACCCCAATTCTGCTTGGGGCTACCGCATTTTTTGCTGCGATGTGTGGTCAAAGTGTGAAGGTGACAAACGATGCCTTGGTGCAATCAAAGATTGATGATTACTTCCGTGGTCGAGTCTTTTCGGTCTATGACGTTGTTGTTAATTCAGCAATTGTTACCGGCGCCCTATTTGCCGCCTGGATCTTGCCCCTCAGTGGTGATTCATGGTTATTGCCACTTATCGTTTCAATCTCCTGGGTACTTGTTGCCACAGTATTGCTACGCCCAGAAAAATTCTTTCTTAAGGATGACGCCTAG
- a CDS encoding DUF5318 family protein, producing the protein MQTRRGFIDYSLDKRATLLALFRGVVDACDADPYLMRAAKYHGEKTERKCPVCKKDGLVELRYTFGDQLGQFSGRIKNGAELAEMEKEFGEFSVYVVEVCRECSWNHLCSTYLLGDGRERKAPRRQRTLEDEDFASLK; encoded by the coding sequence ATGCAGACTCGACGAGGGTTCATCGATTATTCACTTGATAAGCGTGCAACCCTGCTCGCTCTCTTTCGAGGTGTTGTCGATGCGTGTGATGCTGACCCATATCTGATGCGAGCAGCTAAATATCACGGTGAGAAAACTGAGCGCAAATGCCCAGTGTGTAAGAAAGATGGGCTAGTAGAACTGCGTTACACATTTGGGGATCAACTTGGGCAATTCTCTGGCCGTATAAAAAATGGAGCCGAACTTGCAGAGATGGAGAAAGAGTTCGGAGAGTTCTCTGTGTATGTCGTTGAGGTCTGTCGTGAATGTTCCTGGAATCACTTGTGCTCTACATACTTATTAGGCGATGGCCGCGAGCGTAAAGCTCCACGTCGCCAGCGCACACTCGAGGATGAAGACTTCGCTTCACTGAAGTAG
- a CDS encoding NUDIX hydrolase — translation MTPAPGAGSEGTKKKRRRKRPAHRSPQSQDVTTPTAPNAERAKKAPAKVVYAKRVDEVSAGGLVVDASGKLGLLIGRRDLKDTTGKRILWSLPKGHIEEGETPEEAALREVQEETGIVSVIEKSLGVIDFWFMAGGKRIHKTVHHYLFRENGGVLAAQESEVDEVAWFPLAEIVERLAYPDEKKLIARTNAAQEMSAL, via the coding sequence ATGACCCCGGCACCTGGTGCGGGCAGCGAAGGTACGAAGAAAAAGCGTAGGCGCAAGCGCCCAGCTCATCGCTCCCCACAATCTCAAGATGTAACGACCCCCACCGCCCCTAATGCAGAGCGCGCAAAAAAAGCACCAGCAAAAGTTGTTTATGCCAAACGAGTAGATGAAGTCAGCGCCGGTGGACTTGTCGTTGATGCCAGCGGAAAACTTGGCCTGCTTATCGGCCGTCGCGATCTTAAAGATACGACCGGCAAGAGAATTCTCTGGTCACTGCCAAAGGGACATATTGAAGAGGGTGAAACTCCAGAAGAAGCGGCCTTGCGCGAAGTGCAAGAGGAGACCGGCATCGTCTCTGTTATTGAAAAATCTTTGGGTGTAATTGATTTCTGGTTTATGGCAGGTGGGAAGAGAATTCATAAAACTGTTCATCATTATTTATTCCGAGAAAATGGCGGGGTACTGGCGGCGCAGGAGAGTGAAGTAGATGAGGTTGCATGGTTCCCGCTTGCTGAAATCGTGGAACGCCTTGCTTATCCTGACGAGAAGAAATTAATTGCGCGAACAAATGCGGCGCAGGAAATGTCTGCGCTATGA
- a CDS encoding CCA tRNA nucleotidyltransferase produces the protein MKSTRLRLSIVSAEKSNFGAAAELAIRSLIANAPAASSLAQAFTASGFRLALVGGPVRDAILGRLGNDLDFTTDAHPHETKKILKAWADNTWDTGILFGTVAAKLGDVTVEVTTYRSEKYEENSRNPDVEFGDNIEGDLSRRDFTVNSMALELTGTEPEFIDPFGGLEDLAKKVLRTPASAEQSFSDDPLRMMRAARFASQLNFAIDPEVTAAMTAMASRISIISAERVRDEFIKMLMSENPRLGITILVDTGLADLVLPEIPKLRLEIDEHHHHKDVYEHSITVLEQAIAQEDRLGGPNLVIRLAALLHDIGKPKTRNLIEGGGVSFHHHEVVGARLAKARMKALRFDNETVDAVETLTALHLRFHGYGDDEWTDSAVRRYVRDAGELLTHLHVLTRADCTTRNAKKAERLARTYDGLEARIAKLEEEEELSKIRPDLDGAQVMQLLDLKPSADVGKALDFLMELRMEHGPLGEERATQELLQWWKARRHP, from the coding sequence ATGAAGAGTACGCGACTACGCTTATCTATTGTGAGCGCAGAGAAGAGCAATTTTGGGGCAGCCGCCGAGTTGGCTATCCGCTCCCTCATCGCAAACGCGCCAGCGGCATCATCACTTGCCCAAGCTTTCACCGCCAGTGGTTTTCGCCTTGCACTCGTGGGTGGCCCTGTGCGCGATGCAATCTTGGGTCGACTTGGAAATGATTTAGATTTCACAACAGATGCGCACCCACATGAGACAAAGAAAATACTTAAAGCATGGGCAGATAATACTTGGGATACCGGAATTCTCTTTGGCACAGTTGCAGCCAAACTCGGTGATGTCACTGTTGAAGTAACTACGTATCGATCAGAGAAATACGAAGAGAATTCTCGTAATCCAGATGTTGAATTTGGTGACAACATTGAAGGAGATCTCTCCAGACGAGATTTCACCGTTAACTCGATGGCGCTAGAGCTCACAGGAACCGAACCAGAATTTATCGATCCATTTGGTGGGCTGGAAGATTTAGCGAAGAAAGTATTAAGAACACCAGCAAGTGCCGAACAGTCATTTTCAGATGATCCACTTCGCATGATGCGTGCTGCTCGTTTTGCAAGTCAACTTAACTTTGCAATTGATCCAGAAGTCACTGCAGCAATGACAGCGATGGCTTCTCGCATCTCGATTATTTCGGCTGAGCGGGTGCGCGATGAGTTTATAAAAATGCTGATGTCAGAAAACCCACGACTTGGAATTACCATTTTGGTAGATACTGGTCTCGCTGATCTTGTCCTGCCAGAGATTCCAAAGCTGCGTCTGGAAATTGATGAGCATCATCACCATAAAGATGTGTATGAACATTCCATTACCGTTCTAGAGCAAGCAATTGCGCAAGAAGACAGACTAGGCGGCCCTAACCTTGTCATTCGCCTAGCAGCGCTTCTGCACGACATTGGAAAACCAAAGACTCGTAACCTTATTGAAGGCGGCGGAGTTTCATTTCATCACCATGAAGTAGTTGGAGCCCGACTAGCAAAGGCGCGCATGAAGGCGCTCCGCTTTGATAATGAGACAGTCGACGCCGTTGAAACCCTCACCGCTTTGCATCTGCGTTTTCACGGTTATGGCGATGACGAATGGACTGACTCTGCGGTGCGCCGTTACGTGCGCGATGCTGGTGAATTACTCACACATTTACATGTATTAACTCGCGCCGATTGCACTACTCGTAATGCAAAGAAGGCAGAACGACTAGCTCGAACATATGACGGCCTTGAGGCGCGCATTGCAAAACTGGAAGAGGAAGAAGAGTTATCAAAGATTCGCCCAGATCTAGATGGCGCGCAAGTAATGCAACTACTTGATCTCAAACCTTCAGCTGATGTTGGCAAAGCCCTTGATTTCCTGATGGAGCTACGCATGGAACATGGTCCGCTGGGTGAAGAACGTGCAACGCAAGAGTTATTACAGTGGTGGAAAGCTAGGCGTCATCCTTAA
- the murJ gene encoding murein biosynthesis integral membrane protein MurJ yields the protein MKNNELFRASGIMAIGTILSRITGFVRALLAVAVLGTALLADTFNVANTMPNILYNLLVGGALTAIFVPQLVRSFEDHDGGHGFASRLVTTISLILLVLVAVGVIFAPALVRLYAPEFSTPGFETEQEIAVAFTRYCLPQIFFLGLFTMLGQVANARGSFAPLMWAPIANNLVVIVVFAAVLITERSLALGTITDLQVQILGWGTTLGVVVQALILIPVVKRSGIHIRPMFGLGGLGKSFGLAGWTLIYVLISQLGYLVTVNVATSAAVRSAQAGITTGVGFTPFTSAYYIMLLPYSIVTISIVTALLPHLSRLAIAKDIEEVRKQLIRAIRMVAVVTVPSAVALLLFGPLMTQSLYLGISLEDARYIGFVLSALSIGLVAFSINLILIRGFNAFEDTKTQVLSILIINIISVALSYVFLETLDSYWVTVGLGLAFSVSYIVGLFITISLLKKHIGRLQVGDFAAQHGLLLIASFVGMLPFFAIAFYFDWAYDDASLALRAIRLLFILAGSGIAYLFIARALKVSEVSGLRGFVAATLRRRRDK from the coding sequence ATGAAAAATAACGAACTCTTTCGCGCCTCTGGAATCATGGCGATAGGAACAATACTTTCCCGAATTACCGGTTTTGTTCGCGCACTGCTTGCTGTCGCCGTGCTTGGTACCGCACTCTTAGCTGACACATTTAACGTTGCAAATACCATGCCTAACATTTTGTATAACTTACTTGTTGGTGGTGCGCTCACCGCCATCTTTGTTCCTCAACTAGTGAGATCTTTTGAAGATCACGATGGTGGCCATGGTTTCGCTTCCAGACTTGTCACAACTATTTCTCTTATTCTCCTCGTACTTGTTGCAGTGGGAGTAATTTTTGCGCCCGCACTTGTTCGTTTATATGCACCTGAATTTTCTACTCCTGGCTTTGAAACTGAGCAAGAGATTGCAGTTGCCTTTACTCGCTATTGCTTGCCACAAATCTTCTTCCTTGGTCTCTTTACAATGCTCGGTCAGGTTGCAAACGCCCGTGGTTCATTCGCGCCACTAATGTGGGCGCCGATTGCAAATAACCTGGTTGTGATCGTTGTTTTTGCCGCCGTTCTCATCACTGAGCGCTCACTAGCGCTGGGCACAATTACAGATCTGCAAGTACAGATTCTGGGTTGGGGCACGACGCTGGGTGTTGTTGTGCAAGCGTTGATTTTGATTCCGGTAGTTAAGCGCTCTGGAATTCATATTCGCCCCATGTTTGGTCTTGGCGGGCTCGGTAAATCTTTCGGTCTAGCCGGGTGGACTTTGATCTACGTACTTATCTCTCAACTCGGTTATTTGGTAACAGTAAATGTTGCAACAAGTGCCGCGGTGCGAAGTGCCCAAGCTGGAATAACAACAGGTGTTGGTTTTACTCCATTTACTAGCGCTTACTACATCATGCTCTTGCCATATTCGATCGTCACAATTTCAATTGTGACAGCGCTGCTTCCTCACTTATCACGACTTGCAATAGCTAAGGATATTGAAGAGGTGCGCAAGCAGCTCATTCGCGCAATTCGAATGGTGGCTGTTGTCACCGTGCCCAGCGCTGTTGCGTTACTTCTCTTTGGCCCGCTGATGACTCAATCCCTCTATTTAGGAATTTCGCTAGAAGATGCCCGTTACATTGGTTTTGTTCTTTCGGCGCTCAGTATCGGTCTCGTTGCTTTTTCAATCAACTTAATTTTGATTCGTGGCTTTAACGCATTTGAAGATACTAAAACGCAGGTGTTATCTATCTTGATTATTAACATCATCTCTGTTGCTTTATCTTATGTATTCCTGGAAACTTTAGATAGTTATTGGGTGACAGTGGGACTCGGTTTAGCGTTTTCAGTCAGTTACATCGTTGGGCTTTTTATTACTATCTCTTTATTGAAAAAACATATCGGGCGGTTACAAGTTGGTGATTTTGCCGCTCAACATGGGCTTCTGTTAATTGCATCCTTTGTGGGAATGCTTCCATTTTTTGCAATCGCTTTCTACTTCGATTGGGCTTATGACGATGCCTCCCTTGCCCTTCGTGCTATTCGATTGCTCTTTATTCTTGCGGGAAGTGGGATTGCCTATCTCTTTATTGCCAGAGCTCTGAAAGTGAGTGAAGTCTCAGGGCTTAGAGGGTTCGTTGCCGCTACCCTGCGCCGGCGTCGCGATAAGTAA
- a CDS encoding DUF6049 family protein — translation MKKVAIVLLALIAFGVTPADAATPVVRITDKPHKDFEGKFRNNELATLITPEGKLGKIVYNPANSRKTWVIDPALIDEIADMADGYSIAGEEDKAGQLAAQSWLFALKFTTLNNPVIALPYGNPDQSLAKRLAPSELRFYSLFGKQRLELQLGRPVIAENGWSKGASRLNSPFKALYTENRRMLTGLSTISTAPEITALRARLGTVMNPALDESERVFFSYSATRAVQAMTAKLRVIPGRYQLTSTTAKLPVTLVNSFDTPTVVNLSLIPLNSRITIENVNNIQLAAKSRQQLTLEVNVIAPGSVLVNAQFMNSEGQLVGEQSELALSATIIDSRVAWFTTAAAVLLFLGAITQSVRRVRKSRK, via the coding sequence ATGAAGAAGGTAGCAATAGTTCTGTTGGCACTCATTGCCTTTGGTGTGACGCCTGCAGATGCTGCAACTCCAGTTGTAAGAATTACTGATAAACCTCATAAAGATTTCGAGGGCAAATTTCGCAATAATGAATTAGCAACGTTGATCACTCCCGAAGGTAAGTTAGGCAAAATTGTCTATAACCCAGCGAACTCGCGAAAAACGTGGGTGATAGACCCAGCTCTTATTGATGAGATCGCAGATATGGCAGATGGTTATTCGATTGCGGGCGAAGAAGATAAAGCAGGGCAATTAGCTGCACAGAGTTGGTTATTTGCCTTGAAGTTTACGACGCTTAATAATCCGGTTATCGCGCTGCCGTATGGCAACCCAGATCAATCTCTTGCAAAGCGATTAGCGCCAAGTGAGTTACGTTTCTACTCGCTATTTGGAAAGCAGCGATTAGAACTTCAATTAGGTCGGCCTGTTATTGCCGAAAATGGGTGGAGCAAAGGGGCATCGCGCCTTAATTCTCCATTTAAAGCTCTGTATACAGAGAACCGCAGGATGCTCACTGGACTTTCTACAATCTCAACCGCCCCTGAAATCACCGCTCTTCGGGCGCGACTTGGCACGGTAATGAATCCAGCACTTGATGAAAGTGAACGCGTCTTTTTCTCTTACTCAGCAACGCGTGCGGTTCAGGCAATGACTGCCAAGCTGCGCGTGATTCCAGGTCGATATCAACTCACTTCTACTACCGCTAAGTTGCCGGTGACTTTGGTAAATAGTTTTGACACACCAACTGTTGTAAATCTTTCTCTCATTCCGCTGAACTCACGTATCACAATTGAGAATGTAAATAACATCCAGTTAGCTGCAAAATCGCGGCAGCAGTTAACACTGGAGGTAAATGTCATTGCTCCGGGATCTGTCCTTGTGAATGCCCAATTTATGAATAGTGAAGGGCAGTTAGTTGGTGAGCAATCTGAGCTAGCCTTGAGCGCGACGATCATAGATTCTCGTGTTGCGTGGTTTACAACGGCTGCTGCAGTTCTATTGTTCTTAGGTGCAATTACGCAATCTGTTCGAAGAGTGCGAAAGAGTCGTAAATGA